GTTTGTGATTTCTCAGGAGCTTCAACGACACAAAACTTAGAAGCATCCTTCTACATTAAAGAAAGATCAAGGAAAGTTTCTAAACATATGACACATATACACAAATGGACAACATAACAAGTTAAGTTATACCAAACATATTATTCTTGGATTAGGATTAGTTAGGGCTTGTTGGTCTTTCTTTCTAACTGAGTTGTCTTTGTAAATTTTTATAATTATCTCTCCCTTGGCACTAACACCTTAAATACATAAGTCGGATAGTCTGAAAGCAGAACGAATCATTTAGTACTCTCAACAATTCGCAGACAAGAAGTTTGTATATAGCGTATAAATATACTAAGTTACCTATCACTAAAGAAAGTTGattccaaatttcaaaattagaGTACATGCAAAAACTCAAGACTCTGATGAgaaacttttatttttttatgaatcAATCGCCACATGAACTAGTTAAGTATTTAATCTTGAAAACAactaaaatctttgaaaatcttttGGAGTTACAAAGTCAACAGTAAAAGATTCTAATTCTTTCGATTTTATTGCATGATTTTAGTCCTCCCTAAACTTTAGGGTTTCTAGAttaattctcttttatttttttataattttgagtGCTCGTATTCTGATTATTAGTTTTTTATCTATCATTTTTCTTATGAAAAccatatatatagatatattttaatAATTATCCTAATATTGAATATTAACGATGACTTTATATTTTCTTTCGTGTGTCCTTAACATGCATATTTTGTTTGAAGTAGAAGTCTTTATTTATTCAATAGTATAATTTATATGCTATTGTTGATCATAGAATTTCTATGCAATGACGAGGGTACCGAGTACATCACAATGTTTTCGACATCAACCTATTATAGACACACCTTGTATAATCTTATGGAAACAATAACTGCAAAAAGATTATTTCAATAAGGTATAACTTGATAAATAGTTTTAGTTCGAAATCGAACACAACTATAGGATCAATTACCAAGTGGATTAACGTACTAATATGATTACTTAATTATAATTATAATGTGAAAAGAAAAGTAATCGCACAAcacacaagatttttttaacgaggaaaaatgcttgacaaaaaaactctgaaacctagtctagttttgaatactctcataatgaAGTCGCTATACAAATTCACTATccacaactttgtatagttgtgACCAAGTAAGCTACCCCTAAttactcagttccttcagtaCACATGCACTTATAACCAATATGGTATATGCATGTGAATCACAAGACATAGTCCACTATTTTATGTTGCTACACATGCTGTGAAGACTTTCACTTCTAAATTTCTTTGGATCGTTACCCGGAACAAAAAAAGACTAAATTTGTTTCAGTAACTGACTCACTTATCAATCTCCCAAATTCGGAAAATAATCAGAGAACAGGTAGAGCTTAAAGTATCTTCCGTTATCAATATAAACTTAGTTGGTCAAAGATCAAACCAACACAAAgattataaaaataaatctatcttAGTGGTCAAGATTTATCCAAGAAACTCTATAATGAGAAGCTACTAGACAGTTTGTTCGATCTTTACAAGTGTGCATGAagtatcacaaagatcagaaacGAGAAAAAGAGAAGTAtgcaagtcttcaatcttcaaagtaaccgCTACATAGTAATAACTTGATTTCAAGTATTGATCGATCTCACATATAAtagagtctgttaaaaatggatgcTTCATAGTTATATATACATATCTTGAATCACTAGTTCTGTAATAACTAATCCCAAAGAAACTTTAGTGGCCTTATATCAGAATACAAGGACCATACAATAAAGAAGTTTGATTTATCAAGAATAACTATATGGCATCTAAATTTGACAATTCCACACTTGATATACTGATTTCTATAGTTTCAATAGAGCAATGCTCAATCAAGATTTTATCCATGAAGCATCAATATTCACTTTCAACCCATTTTCAAAATAGTATTCAATCTGGTTCTTTGAAGTTCCCCTTTCGTTAGACATACATTTGTTAGTTTGTTGCAATGTGGAAGCTGTAGTTTTATAAAACTGAATTTTTTAAAAGTACAAAGGAAGTAAGACACATACGAGAATTGTTTAACTTCAAATTTTATTACACCCTTATTTTCGTACAAATTAACATTTAGCTGAGGCAGATTCAACAAAAATTCTTGGGATTTTATCAttaaaccaataataataataaccctttgttgatggtggatttttgagaaGGGAGAAAATTGTAACATTGCTTCTGCCCAGCTGCGGAAGTACGAAATAATATGTGTGAACTTCTGACCCTGCATAAAAATTATTGATTCGTATTTCTACGTTATATTCCGAAAAAGAATTAAGAATGTTAATGGACACACTGGCCTTCAATATGCCTGCAAGATTTTAGAGCTTCACTCGGTTGAACAATTATTATCTTATGTACGGTTATATGAATTGTCATGTATTAATCAGTGTAcactgatgatataaataataaatattctgAATAAGCTACTATGCTATTTTGAATAAAAGTATTATTAGTAGCATACTATTTAGTACGAAATCACAAAGAACATCACTTTGAGTCGCTGAACTTTCACGGCTGAATTCCTTGAATATGTTATGTATGATACAAACTAAGTGCCCGCCAAGTACACTTAGACATGGTTAAGCTACCAGACCAAAATAGTCAAGATGAGTCGACCAACCAGCATGGCCGCACCACATAGACAGACTAACCTGGCCGCGTCCCATAGCCAGACCAACATGGCCCTACCACATAGCCAGGCTAACCTGGTCGCGTCCCCTCAACCCATTGGCTATCGATCGCATTAACGATGTTCACACGACGTCGTCTTATGGCTGCGGCTCGTGGAAGTTAGCGAAGACCCAAAAATCATAGTGGTCTTGTCCCTTCTAGAAGTTTTTGAGGTAGCCAGGCCAATATGGTCGCGCCACATAGCCATGCTAACCTGGTCGCGTTACATATCTAGACCAATATAGCCGCATATTATAGTCATGTTCGTGCCCATGGACACAGGTTTCTCTCGTTAAACCAAAGTTTGTGGCCTTAGCCATCAGTTCCGTCCCACCAAAGTTCGTAGCCACAACTTTGGCTATTAAATAGGCCGTGCATCGCGTCACGACTTGGCTATCTATCACTTGGTGCCCCGCTCCAAGACTTGTCTAGATACTAACTAGGCCGTGCCCCGTGCCACGACTTGGCTATCTATTAATTTGGTGCCCCACGCTACAAAACTTCGCAATCCACCTTGGCCAGTTTTCATCCTTGGTCAGATTGGATGTGCCTCCTAGGACATGGTTATTTCTATGGGACCCTCGCGTATTATTATGGATAGCATAAACATATATTCCACAAACACGCCATATGCCACGAATATGCTATTAACATGCCACAAATAGGCCATAAATACGCCATGAGCTTATTAAGTGGCTATGGGCCTGTTTACAATGCCATCTTACGACAAACTTCTTATTAGTCACACATAACTTGGGTCTAATTTGTCTCTTCAAGCTATGTCACTTTGAAAAAGTCTGGCTAGCTTAGGCTACTACTCAGTCAAGTACATTGTATCAACCTGGACAAGACAAGAGACAGTCCATTAGTTCATAAGAGAAATCAAAAACATGTTACGTGTGTGTGGGggagtgggggggggggggggggggggggggggggggtggggggtggggtggggggggtggggggtgggggtggAATTATTTATGGGTATTGGTGTGATCGTTTAAAACAACATGCAGCACGATCTCCACTAATTACGAGGGAATAGTGAGCGTTCCTTATAACTATAAATAGACCACTTTGTCTATCCAGAAGACATAACAAGTTTATCATTCTCAATCTCTGCTTCTTTCATAGTTCGACAACCTCACAGACAACAGTTCAGTCACCACTGATTTCCTCAACATTCTACGctttccctcccctaagatcatCCCATCTTCtctctttgtaaccgaagcaaaacGTGAACGtctaatttcttggtttaggctcgttttgtacgattttgattttcgaacctaaagaaAGTACCTTGACAGTACATTGTTTTACCTGGGAGtagtttttgggtatttataccCTTAAAGCTCACATTAAAGTGAATATTCATCAACGATAGTTTGGGAATCATGTATATCCAAATAAATTTAGAGAAACGATAGTTAAAGAATAAACGCTTCACGATTTCATCCTTAGTTCAACGAAAGGTACATCTAATTTGCATTGTTATGATTATTGATAATCTGTAATTAGTTGGAAGGACATCATTCAAGCATTTTCATAAGAGAGAAAAAAACTATTCTTTGTGAGGTTTTCAGATTTCACAAAGTTTTTCGAAAGATTTTAGACATGTCAACAACAACCAGATGGATGAAGGGGTCATTTGGCTCacatataaagatattttcattTTATCTATGATTCACAACCACCTAATATTATCTTAATTGATATTCTCAATGTCATTTTAAAAAATACTTAtgtttaaggtttcttatgtaataatatttggaaaatgtGAATAAAGAGTGTTATAATATTACTTTTGATTATAGTCAATTAAGTCTGATTAGATATCTTTTTTGTAATGAGCATCCAAAATACTCCCTTCATTTCAAAAAGGTATTCTTGTTTGAGTTTGcacaaaaataagaaattaagTCACTATTTCATGCTTTTTCTAAACTTATCCCTTAAATTAAAAGTCGTACCTtgatattttcaagagaaaaacAAGAGAGACAAATGATCCACGGATTTGTTAAGAAATAGAGATGCGGTCCCTAATATGGaaaaaataataaacttataatatTTGATTTTCTATTAAAGTAAACAAGCCTTTCTTTTTAACAtacacaaaaaggaaaaccaaacttatctttttgaaacggagagAGACTTCGAATATCaaaatactacctccgtttcaaaataTTACACAGAGTAGGCAGGGGGGAGTACATATTCTTATATGTTCAAATACACTTGAACGCAATTTTTACTCAAACAAGTCGATATGTCCGAGTGGTTAAGGAGACAGACTTGAAATCTGTTGGGCTTCGCCCGCGCAGGTTCGATCCCTGCTGTCGACGatattttttcaacttttttcccTTCTTCCTGACACGTGCCTCTACGCGTCCATTCACCCGTGCCAAAAGTCGACAAGTGCCAAAATATTACCGTTGCACACCAATAAAGCCTGATCTGCTAGCACGGCCTGACAACCCATTCGAGAATCCCTTTACCAATATACCCTCTCCAACAGTCCAATAACGGCTAATTGAAGGCTAAAATCGTCCTGAACTTTTATTTCCCTCTTCACCTATAAATATCAAGCCCCCATTTCTTCTTCGGTTTTCCAATTCACTCCCAAATCTCTCTCTTTCCCTCTCTCTCTGAAGAATTGTATGATCAAGCTGCTTTTCAAATCTCTCTCAAGCTTCTTCTCAAAGATTTATCGAGGTAACAGTTATTTCAGTAGTATTTgatgttcttctttttttcatttttatggaCCCCAAAAAGACAGATCCAGATTACAACATAGAAATGGATGAATCAGCAGTTTCAACCCCCTCTAGTTCAAATGCATCATTATCAAATAAGAGAAGGAAATCAATAGTATGGAGTCATTTTACAATTCAGCAAGTAGAATTAAACGGTGCTAAAATCAACAAAGCCATTTGCAATTACTGTAAAAAGCATTATTCATGTAGTTCAGGTGGTGGTACTGGTCATTTGAATAGGCATTGGAAAAAATGTTCACCTAGACATCATGGTATTATGAACCCTAATGATCCTAACATTCATTATTCTCCAACCCCTTTGACCATTGAGGGTTCAGTTATTAGGCCTATCCCTGTCCAGTTACCAACCCCAGCTAAAAGTACCCCAGGGCCAAGTAGGTTAGTGTCTCATGACGCTATACAGCCTCGTATCGATGCCGGTCCTGTGGATCCGGGGTTTATGTATGATCAAGGTAGAATGAGAGAGGGTTTAGCTGTTTATGTGTCTGCAGCTGAACAGCCTTTTACTTTCGGCCAAGACCGCAGGTTCGAGTATTTTATGAGAAATTATTGTCAGCCAGGGTTTAGTAAAGTGCCGAAAGGGGTTGTTAAAAATGATGCATTGGAGATTTTTAAAATGCAGAAGCGGGGTTTGATTTCTGAGTTTGCTAATCATAATGGTGTTATTTCATTTACTTCTGATATGTGGACTAGCAGTAATTACAAATTGGGTTATCTTTCGCTTACTGCGCATTACATTAGTTCTGATACTTGGTTTTTGAATAAGAAGATTATTGGTTTTCGTATGCTGGAGTATCCTCATTCTGATCAGCACATGTATCAGAGTATACTGAATATCCTGAATGAGTATGGGATTGTTGATAAATGTTTCAGTATTACTTTCGATAACTACAGTGCTAATAGCAGTGCAACTGATTTCTTTAAGCATAATTTTCATCCCCCATACGAAGGCTTGTTGTTTCATATTAGATGTTTGTGTCATACTATCAATTTGATTGTGCAAGATGGTATTAAGCtaattgatgaagatcctgaaaagaATTATATTGAAAAAATTAGAGACTCGTTGATTTTTATAATATCGTCACCTTCTAGATTACAAGAGTTTGATGAACTTTGCAAAATGAATGATTTGAAGCCTAGGCGTTTCAAAATGGATACTCCGACCCGCTGGAATTCGACTTATCTGATGTTGAAGTCTTGTCAGGGTTATGAGCTATTGAttaaggaatttaattccaagtATAACCATGTGTTTTTAGTAGACAGGGATTTCGAATGTGCTTTCACTTTTATGCAATTGTTAGAAGTTTTCTATGATGCTATCAAGATATTAGCCGATGTTTATTATCCTACTTCATCGATTGCTTTGAATCAATTGTATAACATCTCTAACGCTTTTGTTGAGTGTAGAAGGTATTCGacttatgcaaccattttcgccAAAATGGAACAAAGGTTTAAAACATATTGTGAACATATTCCACCTATTTTCCTCTTGTCTTCTGTTATGGATCCTAGGAAAAAGTTACTTGGTACAGAAGCACTAATCGAAGGGATTTCAGAGAAGTTGAACATTCATTTGCATAACACTTCTGATAGCATTAAGAGCATGTTAAGTACTTTGTATAATTCATATGAACAAAGTCATGGCAACCCATCGCACGGATCAGCTATGGCGGCATCACCACACACTATAAGAAAGAATGATGCATCTTGGAATTTGATTGCTAGTAAAGGTAAACAGAAAAGCACAAGTTCTTCTGCCTTGGCGCATACTGACCTGTACAAGTATCTGGATACTGAGTTTACTGATTTCATTACTGATCAAGAAGATGAAGCGAATTTCGATCTTTTGTCATGGTGGAGAAAGTATTGTGGGAATTTTCCGATTCTATCTATCATGGCGCGGGATCTGTTAACGCCTCCAGTTTCTACAGTTGCTTCAGGTGTTGCTTTCAGTGCAAGTGGCAGTGTTTTGGATGAGAAGAAGACGAAGTTAAGTGCTGAAATGTTAGATGCACAGGTTTGCTTGAAAGATTGGGACGACGCAAAGTTCAGAGATCAGAATTTCATGGATGAAGAATCTTCCGACTCTGATGCAGTTGGTGCACCACCAGGATACTAATTCtgcttttaatttttttatgtttttttttttcttttcttttttcttctatgtATATTATGTCGGGTACAACCTTGTAATGAATCTTCCGACTCTGATGCAGTTGGTGCAGTCCACCACCAATTCTGCAAGAAAAAAACcaactttttttgttttgtaaattCAGTCAGGTACAACCTTGTAACGAAGATCGGAGTTACGAATGTTATCTTTGGTGTTATTTTTTGGGAATGTTATTAGTTGAAGAATGGAGTTAGCGTATCAATGTAAAGATTTCCTGGCTTTAGAATGCAATCCCTTGGATTTTCTTACGGAAAAAAAAGGAATCTTCAAACGCTGCAAAATTCTCGAATTTCTAATGGAAACAGCCCATGATTTTTTCATAATATGGAAATTGAAGCACTATCAAAACATTGAACAGTAGAAACATAAGTAGAAGCGTGATGTCAATCAACAGCATATGATTACTTGCGAAACAGCTGGTGTCGTACATAAACCCAAAACATACATTTTCGCGGATTTGGGAGAACTTTGGTTTCGGGGCTGAATTGGGGACCTGGAAAAATAATCGGGGACCCCTAGCTATATGACAAAAAAAGATCATGAAATAGTAATGGGGGTTATCTCTTATTTCATTTTTAAAAAATGCCTAAACTACTTTCAAATCATTAGTGTTAATTGAGTTGATTAGTTGTTAATcttatttaatttgattttaacctttattctttcaaatattttgtttgcaatttctttttttttttttaatttttttaaatttttttttgccgagatttgtatgaaaaatcgtcatgcaGGTGAAGTGTTTCATTGATGACTCTCAAGAGTCGTTACTATTTCAAaaacgaccctcaagagtcgttAATGATAGAAaaacgaccctcaagagtcgttAACCCATATAAAAGAGTCGTTATTATCTTCGGAGAGTTATTAATGGCGGAAACACATTAAAGGGTCGTAATAGTATTGAATAAGACCATGACAACCCTTTGATGTATTTTTTCGGAGAAGATAACGATCCTTTTATATGcaacgactgtttagagtcgtcattcaaacaatgacgactcttgagggtcgGTTTTCAATCATTAACAactgttgagggtcgtcaatgaaacaATGACGACCCTCGAGAGTCGTTTTTAAAATAGTAACGACTCTTGAGAGTCGTTAATGAAACACTTTACTGCCACGACGATTTTTCATACAAATCtcggcaaaaaaaaaataacaaataaaaaacattaaaactaaaaaaaaagttaaaaattaaaaaattaaaactaaaaaaataaaaattaataggtTGACATGTGTC
This genomic interval from Papaver somniferum cultivar HN1 unplaced genomic scaffold, ASM357369v1 unplaced-scaffold_154, whole genome shotgun sequence contains the following:
- the LOC113336794 gene encoding zinc finger BED domain-containing protein RICESLEEPER 2-like, with translation MDESAVSTPSSSNASLSNKRRKSIVWSHFTIQQVELNGAKINKAICNYCKKHYSCSSGGGTGHLNRHWKKCSPRHHGIMNPNDPNIHYSPTPLTIEGSVIRPIPVQLPTPAKSTPGPSRLVSHDAIQPRIDAGPVDPGFMYDQGRMREGLAVYVSAAEQPFTFGQDRRFEYFMRNYCQPGFSKVPKGVVKNDALEIFKMQKRGLISEFANHNGVISFTSDMWTSSNYKLGYLSLTAHYISSDTWFLNKKIIGFRMLEYPHSDQHMYQSILNILNEYGIVDKCFSITFDNYSANSSATDFFKHNFHPPYEGLLFHIRCLCHTINLIVQDGIKLIDEDPEKNYIEKIRDSLIFIISSPSRLQEFDELCKMNDLKPRRFKMDTPTRWNSTYLMLKSCQGYELLIKEFNSKYNHVFLVDRDFECAFTFMQLLEVFYDAIKILADVYYPTSSIALNQLYNISNAFVECRRYSTYATIFAKMEQRFKTYCEHIPPIFLLSSVMDPRKKLLGTEALIEGISEKLNIHLHNTSDSIKSMLSTLYNSYEQSHGNPSHGSAMAASPHTIRKNDASWNLIASKGKQKSTSSSALAHTDLYKYLDTEFTDFITDQEDEANFDLLSWWRKYCGNFPILSIMARDLLTPPVSTVASGVAFSASGSVLDEKKTKLSAEMLDAQVCLKDWDDAKFRDQNFMDEESSDSDAVGAPPGY